Within Carassius gibelio isolate Cgi1373 ecotype wild population from Czech Republic chromosome A16, carGib1.2-hapl.c, whole genome shotgun sequence, the genomic segment cagaagtgcccgtaggacccatataagaaaattccgctccatctaacgtcacacagagccatactggaaaaaaactttccgaaacttgtgacaaaccggaaggagtatttttggaacagaaatactccttcaaacgtacaacttaatctttgaaactttgtccatgtttagcatgggaatccaactctttaacagtgtaaaaaactcagtatgcatgaaataacatttaacccccccccccccccccccccctttaagctgtTCAGGGTTCTCAGCTTCCAGCTTGTTTTAACCAAtgaatttacattatttaatgattttctgGATAAAGATTGaggataaatgttttatataccaaataaaaatgcattatataaaatatatatatatggcccgTTGACTGAGAACTACTAGTCTAGACTTGCAGCCCAATGGTTGTAGCCTCAGTAAACTCCCAGAATCACCACAGTGCCCCTGAGAGTAGCATTCTTGGCCTCTTTTACACATCTTAAGGCGAGAACACTCTACACAACTGTAATACCAATTatgaatgtattttgttttgaagACTGATCGTGCCGTTGGAACCGGTCCATTCCAGTCAGCAGAAATGTAGTCATCTAGTGGGTGGTGTCTAAAGATTATAATCTTCTCTCATCTTAAgggatattcttcaaaataatttttcttcAAAACAAATATACAAAGATAGCGAATAGCTATTCCtcaaaacaaaatattcattaaaagacacctgtaaataaaatcattttatatacaGTTTAATTATTATCAAATGTACTCCAACTCATGTTTTGAGATTTTGGTCATGTTTAGTGAGAATCCAAATCAAGCTGTGTATTTAAAGTCAAACTGCTTAAAATAGCATTAGGTGCCCCTTTaagcacagaaaaaaaagtaaagtttcAGTAATTAAATAAAAGCACATGTGTTGTCCTCAGTGTAGTCATTGGTGGGTGGAAGCGTGGATAGACCATAAAATCAGATACTgggattttgtatttattttttccccctggAGAAAATGCACAGCAAATAAATACTGCCAAATGTATGTTGACatcccttttttttttgataagaTCTTGCACAGTTAAGTTAttatgagatttatttattttattgatatttatttattttttggttcgCCAGAATTTGTCCAGTCATGGTTCGCCAGTTGTTAAGTGTGTGTTAACTCAGTCATTAGGTTTGTGCTCCTCTCTGTCTGTCAAAGACTACAATCTTCTCCAGTCAATTGAAACAGTGTTGAGTTCAGTCTTAATATGTTTCAGCTAGTTGTGTAGTGTGTCCTCAGCTTTAGTCTGTTCAAGAATTCAAATCAATGATGATTATTGTCAACCATTTCATCTCTGGAAGTGGTTAGAAAGAATATCTTGTTGTTGAATCCTACGCCAGCATACCTGCCACAAACAAAATCATCTCCAGCCCAGACAGAGACTGAAAGACGATGAATCATCGCCTTCAGATAAATCCTGAGGACTTAGCTACCTTTCCACTGgcatatacatacagtatgttcCATCAGCTTATCAGACTAGAAGGATTACACAGATTTCATTGACTCTGGTTGAAACAGCTATTAACAATTAACCATGATTGCGTGTGAACAAGCAGTCCTGGTTTCCCTTGCTGTCCTTTTGCAACAAACCAAAAACAACCTGCTTCCCAGATGTTTTAGTCACACTTGATGAAAAATCAATTAGACAAACAGAAGTGTTTGTGCAATGAATGGCCACAGGTTGAATCGGTCATCTGATCATTTCTTGCACTGAAAACTAACATGTCAGACATGCTGGACACTTCTGCTCCGAGTCTGGCTCTTGTCTGCTGTCAGTTTGGCTTCCACATTAAATGCGAGAGTGACTTTCCTCAcatgtaacgttaacgttaaatGGCAGTTGCACACACCAACGTAATAGACAACAACCGGTTAGCTATTCACAGGTTTGAATTACAACAAGCTAGCAGGACAATTAAGTCAACTATGTTGCAGACAGTTAGCTTATAAGCTAAATAAATTCATCTCACCTGCACAGGCGATGTTGtcacttctcttctcttctctttttctccttttattCCGAGAGTAATGGTGTTTAGCAGGCCCTATAAAGACAGCTGAGGTTAACAGCCCGTTTGTTGTCGGTACCTGACGGGTAAAAGCTGCGCTGGTGACCGTCCTGTCTTTATTTACCTTCCTCGTGTGGCCCACTGAAACAGGAGCGAACCAGAAACAGGAATCCTACACGCTACGTTCCGGCTATTCACAAACGCGATTTGCGTAAAGACCAACGACAAGCAGCGCTTTGAACTCTGCTAAGATTTACGCTGGAGTTACGTAAAATTCCTAAAGTGACAGCGCATGCTTTAAGTGACAGATTGATATTGTTTCAACATCCAGGAAAGGGATTTTGTAGAATAAGCaacaattttaaaatcattactGTTGCGCAGTGTATTTTGAGCTCTGTAACTTGAAACTTTCAAAATGAATATGCATGTGTAATTTAAGAGAGTTTTGCAATAAACAGAAATGCTCTGGAAAAGCTCTAGAAATGctcccccacccccaccccctcggtttcataaattcataaattaattcAAACATTTCTCTGAAGACctttcaaaaaattaaaaatgaagtcAAAAAGCTCTATAacgcatttattatttatttatttgatttgatcatGCTCTGATGTTGTGAGTATCTTGTTGAAAATTGACTGTTTATGCTATTCTGAtgtattcatgttttgtttttaataaaaagtttgCAAAGTAATACTGTAAACACCGGGAAAACCTATGACATAAGTAATACTTATAATaaaatttgattgattgattgattgattatagaAATTATTTCCTAATAGTTCCTATGGCTAGTTTTGCAGTCAAAAAGTTATTCTAAATCAGCTGATGTGGCAGAAATGGTGACATCGGCTCAAAAAAACTGTATTTGGTTTATTTAATTCACACGTTTAATGTGATATTGTTATGAACTAATATGATTTAAATCTTTAATAATTGCAGGTTGAATGATTCATCCAAAAAATTAAGACAGGAGGACACGTCCTGAAAAAGAGGAAGGATGCACAGGCAATTCATtatttatattctaaaatatttcatATCCCATCCACATCTCTCAAAATAATCACATTATGATCGTACGTGTAATTTGTTATTTgcgatgtttgtttttaaatatttttagtctACAACTTTCATCTTTTAAATACTATAAcatgaagggaaaaaaaacactaacCATCTGCTGACGTCATCCGTGTGTTTTTATTATGAATTTCTTGAACAGATTATTTCTTCAGACGGTTTTCAATAACAATCAATCCATATAATCCATGTCATTGTGTCTATAAGTAAAGTTAATTGTCCCAATGTAACCATTGTAATAACATAGCTTATTAATGCAAATTTATCCATTCTTAATATCACACTGCAAAAACAACAGGCCTTTATTTACTGACAGGTTTCCACTGTACACTAACACAGACAGAGAAATAGTCACGGGAAAAAGAGAGGAGGAGTGCGAGCTGGAAAGAGGAAGGGGGTGGCACAGTTGTACATTCAGAAACCAAAAAAGCAGTGGCAGTATCTAAAGAGGGTACGGACAGAGAATGGAcaggagagaaaagagagagggaggatgATGGCGGAGGTGAAAAGTGTTCTAGGCATCACAATAATGTGCCTTTCTGTTCCACTGTGAATCAGATATTAACAAGTTTTTAAAATACACAAttgaacacacaaataaatagacaTTCATCAAGCCAATCATTATCGCTCTTATTACTAATACTATTATTGTCATTATCACTGTATTTTACCAAGAgatattagaaaaaaatacagaGGCTATCTGAAAGTGCAAAgactgaaaatgaacgaaaatAATGGAACCgacaacaaaaaaaatgattataataGTAGTAGTCATttgtatttacatacatttaagtACAATCAAAACTGCCCAAGTTGAGCTAACATTCTGATACAGCAGAGGGCATTGCACTGTACTGTGTTTTTTGTGAGGTTGTGAGAAGAGGTGCACAGAAgatttgtgtctctgtgtgtgtgtgtgtgtgcattgtgaTGCTTAAAAGAAAGCACTTGCATACCTAGCTGTAGTCTATCACTATTACAAAACACCTTTACTGACTAGTCCTCTACATCTGTACATGTGAATTTGTTCAAGGAATGTATCAAGagacagattgtgcagaggaaaTACAGCTTCTGAAGTAGTTTTGTACTCGGTTTACTGGGCACAAAGCATTACATTAATTACAAAAGGCTGTAATTTGAAACATTCAGAGTCAATTAGTTGAGATGAGTTGACAATTAGGGTTTTCATTATGTTCAGTGTTGTGAGCACATCAGTTGGAAAGGTTGTAGGATGAATGAACATATAATTGTGCCATTAATAAATATTGGGATCTGGGTTGAGAGTGGCAAAGAGGGAATGCATTGTGCACTGTGGGAGCGTACATTCCAGAGAGAAGCATTGCATTCACAGAGGCTGAGATCCTATAATTGTGTCGCTGGCGTGTTAGACAATATTCATTTTCTTTGAtggtgcatctgtgtgtgtttgtatattccTGTATTTTAAATGAGTGGGCGGTGTTTTACTATGTGGGTGTGGTTAATTGGCTCAGTAGCGTCTGGGGGCGGAGTCTCTTCCCTCCTTCTTGATGATGATTCGTTGGTCATCACTGGTATCATCTGGCGAATCCACAACTTCTTCCTCGTCATCACACTCTTCCATATCTGGTGCAATTCCCATGCGGTTCTCATATGtctgagagagaaaataaaaagaaagatgcGTAAACGATACCACACACATTAGTAATAATGCTCATCCACTATCATTCAgaaggtttggggtcagtgggattatttatttgttaaataatttaatactttaattcagcaggggtgcattaaattgatcaaaagtgacacttaAGACATTatatgctgatttttttattCGTCAAAGATTCCAAGAAAAAAAGAGTATCAGACAGCACATCTTTTCTCAACActtataataagaagaaatgagCACCAAAACAGCATGCTAGAATGacttctgagggatcatgtgacactaaagactggagtaatggctgctgaagatGTATCATTGCTAATAcggaaatatattacattttaaaatatattcaaatggagaacagttatattaaatgagaagaataatatttcacattatttctgtcttactgtgtttttgatcaaacaaatgctgccttggtgagcgTTAGAcgcttttcaaaaacattgagaaaattacagaccccaaactttggaacaGCTGTATCTACTTCACTATTCATACCTCCATTGGATTCACAATGATGGTGAGGGCCGAATCGTCCCATTGGTTGCTGCCCTCTTTGCCTCCGCCTCCTGCTCCTTCACTACGGCGATGGATGGAACGGATGCGGAAGACGCCAAGAATCACCATGACAACCAAGAAACCCACGCACACCATGATGATGACAGTTGCGGCTCCTGGAACAACTGTACGCACGAGGAGAGAGAAACATCGTTTATTCTttatatttaagaatttttatAGCTAAACTTTTAATAACCTATGAGATGAAAAATAAGATGTACTGATGAATatctgtgtgtttatatatatataaatgtcaaacATGTACCTGAGTTGCGGTGTGGGTTAGGGAGTGTGTGTCCACTGAGCTCTCCAGTGTGATGGGATGGGTGGAGGAACTGCTGCTGAGATGCCAGCAGGTGAGACGGATGGTACAGACTGTCCAGAGAGTGCAGGAAGTTCACCTGAGCAAGAGTGGGAGAAAACCAGACAAAgatagtgagagtgtgtgttaaCTAAGAGTCTGGTCTTTCAGTGGTACCCTCGGTCAGGAAGTGTGTGTGCTGTAGGTCAGGCTGGAGGATCCACATCAGTGTCGTGTGTTCAGTGGTGTTCATTACCTCCAGCGTCAGCTCGTTGCTGGTGTAGCGGCCGTTCATTTCTGAGCACGACAGCCGGAACCTTCTTTCGAAACGAGCAGAGCCCTTTGCTAAGCGATAGCGAATGGAGCGCAACACATCTTCATACACAGAGATAGATTCCGCTCCTGAAAGAGAGAAAAGGAAGGAAACAAGGTGTTGTTGTtttctagaatgatttctgaaggatcatatgtcactgaagattggagtaatgactgAAAAATCAGTTTTGACACCAAAGGAATAAATCActtctgaaaatatattcaaatataaaattattattttcactgtattttcgTTAAAATAAATGACTGTTCAGTGACTGTTCccaaaaacattagaaaatcttACTGATTCCTGTACATCATTTGCATTGACAGCCCCAAAACATATTTAGACACTAAATTAACACTTCAACATGTATAAAcatgttttacattattaaataacatattaAACCAAGTGAAATTTATTTTGAAGATGTACAGCACAGAACACTattcatacaaaataaaacacacaaaaaacttttaatatttcaatttctAAAACAGTTTTATCACCAGTGTATAAGCCAttaagctaatatatatatatattttttaccagtGATGGCAATGTAGGCCGTTGTGTTGATGATGTCCAGTCCCCTCTCTTTTAATGCCTCCATGTCGACCAGAAGCTCCTCCCTTTCTGGGTTCAGCTCCTCCCCCAAGGGCTGGACTTCACACCCGTCCAGAGTATGAGCCACAGCATCTGACATCAGTGCTAATAAAGAGATGGAACAAGACTGAGTAATTCTCTGCCCTTTGGCCATAACACTGAAGTGAGAGGAAAGCTAAGGTCTGTCTGCTGCATTGCACAAGCCTAAAGTCACCAATAACAGGTTAACCTGGGGGTCAATAAGTAATTCCATTGCTTGTTTTGATCTCACCTTCTATCAAGAGACGATGCTTGCATACTAACTTGCAAATATCTGACAGTGCATTGACCTTGACTACTTCATTTAAAAAAGTCTCTCTATGCTGCATCGCCTCTGGACAAAACCAGAACAAAGCTCATAGACTGCAGATCTTTTGTTCATAGTTATTCATCAAGTCAAGCCTCTGGGATATTACAAGGTCTGATGTGTAGATCATTTTCCAAGGATAAATGAATGGaatccattttgattaaaaaGCCCTTATAGAGGTCATCCATCAAGCGGTGGGTTCACAGATTACTGTTTTAGGTGAGATGTTCAAAACATACCCCCTCCTTCCATGCCCTGAGCAGCTGTGTTCACAGCATGAGACAAGGAGCAGACGATACGGAGCTCAGGAAACAAGGGAACCCCTTGAGGGCCCTCAAATTCAGCGGCTGGCCGGGCCAAGTGGGGTCCCACCCCAGAGAGAGAGATCTGAGGGGCATCAGGCTGGAGCACGACCAGGTAACCCTCCAActgtctgagagagagacagctCTCTTCACTGAAACACCTACAGAAGGACAAAGAGACATGATGATTTAAAGAGAATAACtccatatttgataaaaaaatcttaatattttttaagaCATTTTGCTGGAATATTTTGTGATTATAGTGTgttaaaatgaacacattaatAATGAACAATGTTTTAAGTCAATTGGTCTTTtacaattatgtaatattttatttaaggtgggtaaaaatgttttaagtggtaaaaagtctcttatgcttaccaagttTGCAAATGCAGTAAAAcggtaacattgtgaaatattattgcaatttaatacaactctttctattttaataagtttaaaaatgtgatttattcctgtaatggcaaagctgaatatttagcagccagtcttcagtgtggccagatcatttagaaatcattttaatatgctgatttgcttgtcAAAACgcagttattattataatcaatgttgaaaacaattgtgatggttaatattttgtgaataaaattgatctcattatatatataaaaagactaTCATGTTTGATTGatgtaatgcatctttgctgattaaaaatttaatttattttagtttcagtttttagttaactgaccccaaacttctgaattatatatgtataattgtgattacttttattaattaatcagaatattaTATTCACTGTTTGCAACTTTGCATAAATGTGTGCCCATATGTTTATGTGATTATGCCAATTAATCTGTGAGCAGCTGGTTAAATTAATCTCCATCTGATTGTTGATTCTACAGCTGGTCACCACAACCCATTGACCTAATATCTGGAAGCAGTAAAGTAAATACCTAATATCTACATGCTTGCCAAAAAAACGGGAGCTGTTatcaacaaaaatgtattaagtgAAATTATGACATTTTACAGATTTTCTTTACTCTGCACTTGGGCAATAGCTATGGACAATATCTTGTTACTTAATTTCAACTTGGGTAGTTGAAACTAACCTACTGTTGGTCACTGCAGTTAATTCATTTTCTGACAAGACTTTAGATATGTTGGGTAAGTTGAACTGCTGCAGAGAGATCATTATTTGGGTGTGTTGATGGTTGTCTACCTGAGAGAGGTGGTCAGTTTGAGTGGCCGGACACCAGGTGTGGCGAATCGTAGAGAGTTCCTGTATGTCACCTGTTGAACAGCACGGTTGAAACTTTCGATGTCGTCTCCCTCTAACACCAGCACTGACTGGCTAGGGTTCACATGGACCTGAGGAAGAGATGTGCCAGGATAAATGTGACTTAAACTatagaaaataattttgcatctcagacacaaaaaaaacaaaaacaaatcaaagcaGATCATTTATAGTAGTGCACCAAAAAATGTATGCCTTTAGGAAGAAAAATCGGCTGTATTATGTGTAAAGATGTTACAATCCAAGTACCTTCATGCCTGAGCCCAAAGTCTCAAGGTCTCCAAAATCAAGGCCCTCTCGACAAGCATACAGACACTCCACAACACTGTGGGGCTCCACATTTCCTGGACGCACAGTCACTCCTGACAAAAGCCCTTTGTAACCACTGACAAACTTCACTATGGGCCAAAATGagaagatatatataaatatgaatcaaTTTGAACATTAAATACATATCGGCACTTAAGTGAACATCTCTATTGATCCCAGACAGCTTGTGAAGACCTCACACCTGCACACCCTCCTCCACACACAGACATGGTGTGCACCTCACCTGTGTCTTTACTCTCGGGCATGCTGTTGTTCACAATATCTTTCGGTTTCTCTTCTGGCTCTGCAGCAACGGAAAGATTGAAAATTGAAAGGAAACTGataaaagctgtatttatttattttaaagtaaaagttcatgtaaaaatttaaagcataacacatttttttttcatttgaaataacatgagggtgggtaaataatggcagaattgtCATTATTTGATCTATTACTCTGCCCAGTGTCAAAACATCAGTCTAGGAGGTGATTAACACTAGGTGACCCAGTTAGAAGAACAGCAGAAGTTGGAAAGCTTGGGCATCGTTCTaccacactcatacacacacacacacacacacactaaacgaGAGCCACATTGTGTAAGAACGATTCTGTTTAGTTGAATAATACATGAGTCTATTAATAGCTGAAACACACATAGTCTGGGAAAAGAACATGACTACATATTTCTGCTCCCCCTTCTGCTGATACCGTCACACCAGCCTCTAAGCTTTATCACATATGACTAATATTACAATTACCCCAGCAGGCTCCGATGACCAGCCGCTGGTGGGGTGCCGGGTTGGGGATAGCTCCGTTGTCATGGATGAGTGCGGGGTCAAAGGTCACGCCATCCACATAGAGTGTGACAGAGGGGAACTGCACACTAAGGGACAGGTGATGCCACTCGCTGTCACACACCTGTCAGAGTCAGAGGGTCAAAGTTCAGCTAAGCTCCACAACAACGTGTACACATACAGATGAATTGCATTCCACAACAAGATGTATCAAACCATTCCTGTTACAGAGTGTGTGTGACAGGATTGAAGTTACCGAGATCTGCCGTCACAGTTGGATTACCTGTTCCAGTTTCCAAAGGAATTTGACGGGTCTTGCGGTGGACACATCAGGCCAATAGAAGAGAGAGAGACGACAGCCGTGTACCGATAAAGAGTAGTGAGAGTATGAGTCATCTGGAAATGAGACCACAAAACTCTTTAATAGAGCTGCACAAATTTGAGTTCTTAAGCACTGAGCATTGATCAGGGATGTCTGGCACTTCAGTACTAAGTTTCATGTTTCATTTCAATTTTCATATAATAGTAAACACATCTAATATCTGTCAAAATATCATATCTGTGCATTAGAAATAGAGTTTGTTGCTTATTTTATTCAGAAGTAATTGCAGACTATATACCATGGTTTCAATTTcacttattcatatttatattaatatgtacaataccattgtttaataataagatatattaagatacttaaaataaataatattaaaattaataataattgaattgaaCAAAAGtctcagtaaagacatttataatgtaacaaaaatgtatatttcaaatgcatgcatttttttttactttgtattcaTGAAACAATCCTTAACAAATGTTTCccagttccacaaaaatattaggcattaggcattattatttttaacattgataatcatgagaaatgtttcttgagcagcaaatcagcatattaaatgtGACACTCTggagtctggagtaatgatgctgaaaattaagctttaccATCACACAAatcatatttacaaatatataaaatataaaatagctcatttaaaatctaataatatatttcacaatattactgtttttacagtattttggtcatataaatgatcaaaatgatTCATATAAACTTTGGTGAACATCAGAAACGTCtttcaaaaatcttaccaaccccaaacattatatatatatatgtatatatatatatatatatataattttactggCATTGGAATTTTGGAATTGAAATGTTACTGATATTTTAGTATGGTGATAATACCAGCACAAGACTGACCATTCTTTACAGTGCTGCAGATAATAGTCTCCTCCTCTTTACGGCTTGCCCTCGCCTGATTGGCCGGTGGCTGGGTGCTGGCCCCTCCTCTTCGCATCCACAACTGCAGGGTGAAGTGATCACCGGATACTGCTGAAGCAATGGAATCAGGTACTACAGCAACATGGGTGGAGCCATTGAAGGAGAAGACCAGAGATGAATCAGAAGATGGTAGAGTCGGCACCGCAGCGGTCCAATTGCTTGCAGGAGATGGAGGTGGAAGGAGGTCAACTTCACCCCTCACAGCACCTGAAAACATTAAAAAGCCAACACATTATTGATTAAAAACAGGGCTGGTGTCAGCAAGAACTATATAATTATTGAGTACACCCTAATTTGAAGAGATTTCCATTCTGCAGCTAATCTAAAGAGAATGGAATGATTTGGGACATTTTCCCATCTGCTCTTAAAGAGATAAACAGTTTCGCAACAGAGACTGAAATCCTCAGTTTTCCATTCACTATTCATCTCTAATCCTAATGGAACAAGGATCTGCTATCCTTTAATTAAAACCGTAGACAATTTATCAAAGAAATGACAAATTGAGGAATCAACAGCATTAATCAAACGTACCACAGAGTCTGCGCACAGATCGATCTGAGTAGCTGTCCCTGTCACAGCCCTTCCCAATATGACCCGTTTGAAGCTCTACAGTAGCCTGGATGTTCCAAACCGTCTCCTCACACGTCTCCAGGTGCAGATTCGGGAAGAGAGGGATACTGCCAGAACCAGGAGTATACTCGAGGCGCTTTGTCCATCCTGTAattcaaatacatacaaatataattaCAGAAAATAACATGGGATGTAGCATAACATCAGTTttcaatttagaatttttttttttttttatatatataaaaaggcaaatgataatgtatttttttcatgacaataaatcaatacaattttatatatatatatatatatatatatatatatatatatatatatatatataaaagaaatagtaataaataatactagaaaatataaaatgtaataaattaaattaaattaaaaaataatacaaataattaccaATCCAGCCTGGCTTGCAGGAAGGTTTTACTGTGACTATGACCTGAGCATCAGCCTGGGCTCGATTCTTCCCACAGTCAAACGCTGTCACCCAGAAACTGTGGACGCGCTGGCGTTTAGAGTCCAGTGGCTCAGTGTTCTTTATGTTCCCTGAATTTGTAAGAGATAGAGAGAAGGTATGGATGTTCAACTGTTTGTTATCACAAAC encodes:
- the LOC128031135 gene encoding calsyntenin-3 isoform X1, with product MARMSFLSFLLFCLTSVAHGNKANKHKPWIETEYQGIVMENDNTVLLNPPLFALDKDAPLHYAGEICGFRVHNGPGGSGSAQFEAVVLDRSTGEGLVRSKEPLDCESQKEHSFTIQAYDCGEGPDGTNSKKSHKATVHVRVNDVNEFSPVFVERRYEASVPEGRLFDRIVRVEAVDADCSPQYSQICFYDIITPNVPFTIDNDGNIKNTEPLDSKRQRVHSFWVTAFDCGKNRAQADAQVIVTVKPSCKPGWIGWTKRLEYTPGSGSIPLFPNLHLETCEETVWNIQATVELQTGHIGKGCDRDSYSDRSVRRLCGAVRGEVDLLPPPSPASNWTAAVPTLPSSDSSLVFSFNGSTHVAVVPDSIASAVSGDHFTLQLWMRRGGASTQPPANQARASRKEEETIICSTVKNDDSYSHYSLSVHGCRLSLFYWPDVSTARPVKFLWKLEQVCDSEWHHLSLSVQFPSVTLYVDGVTFDPALIHDNGAIPNPAPHQRLVIGACWEPEEKPKDIVNNSMPESKDTVKFVSGYKGLLSGVTVRPGNVEPHSVVECLYACREGLDFGDLETLGSGMKVHVNPSQSVLVLEGDDIESFNRAVQQVTYRNSLRFATPGVRPLKLTTSLRCFSEESCLSLRQLEGYLVVLQPDAPQISLSGVGPHLARPAAEFEGPQGVPLFPELRIVCSLSHAVNTAAQGMEGGALMSDAVAHTLDGCEVQPLGEELNPEREELLVDMEALKERGLDIINTTAYIAITGAESISVYEDVLRSIRYRLAKGSARFERRFRLSCSEMNGRYTSNELTLEVNFLHSLDSLYHPSHLLASQQQFLHPSHHTGELSGHTLPNPHRNSVVPGAATVIIMVCVGFLVVMVILGVFRIRSIHRRSEGAGGGGKEGSNQWDDSALTIIVNPMETYENRMGIAPDMEECDDEEEVVDSPDDTSDDQRIIIKKEGRDSAPRRY
- the LOC128031135 gene encoding calsyntenin-3 isoform X2, which translates into the protein MENDNTVLLNPPLFALDKDAPLHYAGEICGFRVHNGPGGSGSAQFEAVVLDRSTGEGLVRSKEPLDCESQKEHSFTIQAYDCGEGPDGTNSKKSHKATVHVRVNDVNEFSPVFVERRYEASVPEGRLFDRIVRVEAVDADCSPQYSQICFYDIITPNVPFTIDNDGNIKNTEPLDSKRQRVHSFWVTAFDCGKNRAQADAQVIVTVKPSCKPGWIGWTKRLEYTPGSGSIPLFPNLHLETCEETVWNIQATVELQTGHIGKGCDRDSYSDRSVRRLCGAVRGEVDLLPPPSPASNWTAAVPTLPSSDSSLVFSFNGSTHVAVVPDSIASAVSGDHFTLQLWMRRGGASTQPPANQARASRKEEETIICSTVKNDDSYSHYSLSVHGCRLSLFYWPDVSTARPVKFLWKLEQVCDSEWHHLSLSVQFPSVTLYVDGVTFDPALIHDNGAIPNPAPHQRLVIGACWEPEEKPKDIVNNSMPESKDTVKFVSGYKGLLSGVTVRPGNVEPHSVVECLYACREGLDFGDLETLGSGMKVHVNPSQSVLVLEGDDIESFNRAVQQVTYRNSLRFATPGVRPLKLTTSLRCFSEESCLSLRQLEGYLVVLQPDAPQISLSGVGPHLARPAAEFEGPQGVPLFPELRIVCSLSHAVNTAAQGMEGGALMSDAVAHTLDGCEVQPLGEELNPEREELLVDMEALKERGLDIINTTAYIAITGAESISVYEDVLRSIRYRLAKGSARFERRFRLSCSEMNGRYTSNELTLEVNFLHSLDSLYHPSHLLASQQQFLHPSHHTGELSGHTLPNPHRNSVVPGAATVIIMVCVGFLVVMVILGVFRIRSIHRRSEGAGGGGKEGSNQWDDSALTIIVNPMETYENRMGIAPDMEECDDEEEVVDSPDDTSDDQRIIIKKEGRDSAPRRY